The Calypte anna isolate BGI_N300 chromosome 1, bCalAnn1_v1.p, whole genome shotgun sequence region TCCGCATATGTCCAGTAGCATCATTCTTAATGCAGTGATGCACAGAAACTCCTAGGTAGAATCAGGCAGGGTTTCCAAAGCTGCACAGTTCACATCTGGTGGATGGTAGTGCAGTGTTCCTTCCATGACTGCTACTGAATATTTGCCATTATTGCCCTGGAATGTGagctttctttccccttcttcatAGACATAATATAAATTAccttattttcctgtgtataCAGCATGCCTTAAGGTAGCTGCTGTGGGGAGGATCAGAGGCACAGCGTCTCACTACTTTTCTGGCAGCTCATGGTAGCTGATCTTCTTCCTAGGCAGTGGAATTGCTTTTATACTAACAGTGTTTCTGTTAGTATAAATACTGTTTAACTAACTGTTAGTTAAAATACTGTTCCAGCTTGGTGCACTCCAGTTTTAAAGATAATGTGATACAGTTGACTGGTCTAGGTGAGAGGATGAGCTAGCTGAATTTGCCTTCTTCAGCTCTGCAAGCTTGAGGATGAAGAGGCTCACTAGTTTCCatgcaatttctttttgctttcttgccaTTCCTCATTGTGCCCACACACATCAGCATAAGTTTCACACTTCTATTCAGCAGCACTTTGGGACAAAGAAGCCATGTGCCTTCTACCTTGTGACCAAGGATACACTTCTGGTAGGGTGGGGCAAGAGTCTTGCTGTCCCCACAGTCTGTTGCTGTCATGCCCTCTTCTGCAATTAGTGTGCTCCTGGAATTTCTAATCACCATTCCTTTTCTTTGGTATTTGTGAATTGGGAACTAATATTAGTCATTGTGATAAAAGTTCTTCCTTAGCCCCTCAACACTGTTCTTCAGACTTTCACACATGAAACTGGACCAAACCTGGAAATTCTTGGATAATCTGTGAGAGAAATATGTGTTAGCTTTAAAAGTTTTGGgtcaatatttttttgtatccAGGGCTGGGGATGTGATGGGTAAACCTGAATCCTAGTGTTAATTGATGAGCACTGTGAGTATTCCAGCTTGGAAAAACTCCTCAGCTACAGTCTCCCTGGTGCACTTGTAAACAGGGGGGTAAGGAAGGTGGATGCTGTTACTTCACAGTGCTGGAACTGAGAAGATTCAGATTTTGTTCACAGCTCTGCTTGAGATTTCCTTGGGGATTTTAGCAAGCTTGATTAAAAGTTAgcccttgtttttttctgaacatcAGTTTTGCATCTTAAAAGCAGAGGTGGCATTTTTTCCAGATAGCACAATTGTGTTGAGGACACTGATGTGAGGGGAGCATGCAAATGCTACAGTGCAGAATGttactaaaaacaaacaaacaatcaatCTCAAATCCCACCATTCATTCTAAAATGATTTGTGTCTATCTTTTCCTCACtcctataattttatttttttttttaaacagactgGGAGTACAGCCAAGGATTTGTGAACCAAGAGATGATCAGAGACCACTTGCCCCCACCTCAGAGTGATGTCCTGATTCTCATGTGTGGACCTCCTCCAATGATCCAGTATGCTTGCATTCCCAACTTGGACAAACTGGGCTACACCAAGGACTTGAGGTTCTCCTTCTAAAGAAGACTGATAATGCAGTGATCTTGtgtagaaaggaagaaagaaatacttaGTGGGGAACAGGAGAAGGTTGCAGAGAGTGCTGATGCACAGTGCTGGGAAGCTACATTTACAtgtaaaatgcttctttttttcctgaatctcTGGCAAGTAAGACACTTAAGCTCAACTGTACTAAAACCATACTGTATGTTGCACAGAAACAATGGTATGATGGAAGGGtggtgagggtggtgagggaTAGTGCTTGGGTGGCTTGAGTACTCCATCATTTAGGGCAGTAAATgctcatttacattttttcttagCACTGTAATCAAGTGGCAGTATAATATTGTACTTCTAACACTGCTGTGTACCCAGTATTTGATTTGGTATGAAGGATGAAAATGTATAGAATGTCCTGGATTATTCACCACGCCTATGCCAATTTTAATCTTTACAGAGCTGTTACAGTATGAGGGCCAGGAGTGTGCGTAACTTCTGCACCATCAGAAGCTTAAAGATGCTTGTTCAGTTAAGGATGACAGTTAACCATTTATGACTGAAGTTGTTCAAGCTGCTTTGTTAATCAAAACAGAGAGGTAGACAGCAATACAAAATTTGTTTCCTTCGTATTTTGGAATAGCCTCTCATGTGCAAACACTTTCCCAGCTGGTCACTGTTCTCACCCCTGGGCAATGAAAGAAACTACAGAAAGCAAGCAGCTTTGTGCACTGTTCCATGAATAGTTGGAattttttgcttctatttttgtgtggaatactgaaaaaaaatactgactttttaatttacttctaAATAGTGGATGGTGCCATCGGAGTTCAAAAGTAGTTGTTCTGCTTGCCCTGTGCAGTGAAAAAATGGCTGGGTGAAAACTGGAtctttttagttttagtttCTTATTTCCCAGAGATGGATTTGGAACAAAGGAAGCTCAGGTTTCACTGCCAGGGTGGGTTTCAGCAGGTGTCCCAGCTTGGGCAGCAGTGTGCATACAGTTGGGGAACTCACCCCCTTGTCCTGCTCAGGCAAAGCTCTGGAGGGTATTGCTTGGTAAGGATGCTTGGGCACAGCCTTAAGTCACCAAACTGACAGCAAATTGAAATGTCTCACTGAATCTAGGACTGTTTCTTAGATGCTGTTTACTAGAGCTCTccaatttgtttgtttgttttttttaatatacttttctTACAGCAGCCTTTTAATTAGTCTTTAGTAAACTTAAGACATCTTGTGTGCCGAACTTTTCTGCTTCTAaacagcagaggtgctgctgaggTTAGAGCTGACTTGCAAGGAATCCACAGAACTACAAATCTTGTTCTGATGATGAAATTAGAGTGACTGAAAGGATGTTTAGTCATGTGGATGCTAGTTAGCTACAAGTGtcagtgtaatttttaaagtcagCATATAGCTtgccatgttttcttttgtgcctGTACTGTGCACTTGTCAGGTTAATTTTCAGCATCAATTAAAAGAAGATATAATTTAAGGAACTTCAAATGGATAATACTGTTATTGATTTTATTAATTAGATGCTTGCCTCTGAAATCTGGAACTTTGATGTGTGCTTTTGAAACTTGTTGTTTAATATTATGCTCCAAAGTTCAGATAACGCACAAGTAATTTTCAGTCCCTTTTTTACAAGCCAAAAAGCAGACATATGAAAGAAATTACCTCGCTGCTGGTTTATATCACTGTGGGATAtgcatagatttttttcattgtgtttaaTGAAGTCATCTTGTAAAAAAGTAACTCTAGCTGGTTACGCATCAACTTTTTTGTAGTACTTACTCTGCTTATTCAATTACTGGCCTTTTCATATCtgtgtaagaaataaaatatcttgtGGGTGAATCACCTGTGTGTTACAGAGGCCATCATCTTTAATCTTGTAAGAgacaaggttaaaaaaaaaaaaagcctgttaGATTTGTTTACCTGAGTGCTTAtccctttcttttgtttgggtttggtgaAAACTGCTGTATTTGGGCACCAAGTCAAGGAGtaaactttctggttttctccccATCACTCCAGTCTCctctttttactttattttgtaCATCTTTATTGTGATTGTGAAGATCttctaataaataaaagaaaagggattttatATCATCTCCTGAAACAAAACTGTGTCACAGTCCCTTTTGCTTAATGGTCTGGTACTATAGCAAGTCAGTGGTAAAAGctgtttttacatttctttcttttttcctttgggccAATTCATCTGTCttacagaaaacaggaataTTCCTCCAGTTTTCTGACAGAACATGCTGGGAACTACTAACCTCCATGTTTCAAAGCAGCTGGGGAAGCGTGAACAGCATTTTGTGGAAAGTTTCCTGAGAGGGAGAGGatcagaaatgctgctttggcTTTGCCAGAAGTGAGTCTCCTTTGCTTACTGCAGTGCAGAGGCAGCTGTCTCCAAAAGCCCTATTTGGACCTGACAGGGACCTTTCTCTGTCTGTTGCTTCTGTTGTGACAGAGGATCTGAGAGGTAAGAAATGAGCTGGCCCTTAATCTCACTCCTGTAGCTGGGTAATCGAGCCGCACTTCTCATGgtgccccagcacccccagctggTCCTCTGCTGATCTGTGCTGGTGCCAAGTCCTGTGACAGCCACGGGGGCCagagctgaagcagctctgggctctgGGATGCATGTGGTGAAGTGACCACTTGCCATAAACATGGCTTCACCTGTCCTGGCTTCCCAGCAGCCTGTGTAATGGAGGTGGGTTCCATCTGCTCTAATCTCTCAAGGTACTGTAGATCAGGTAAGGAAATACACACTCAGGGGATCTAATAGTGCCCTTTCAAAGTTTCTGGTAAAGATAACTTGATTTACAGAAAGGAGCCTCATATTCTTGAGCTTTTCTCCTGATCCTGCCAAAGTGAACGAGCAGCAGCATTGCTTGGGCAAACCCGGGGCAGCAGCCAGGCTCTCTCTCCTTCATGTTAGTAACTTCTTACATGTGGGCTTGGTgtgagctggggagcagcaatAGAGGACCAGGGGCAGCAGGGATCCATGGCTTTCCTTGCTTGAACAGTGGTAGCAGTGGCTTAGTGCTTCTGGGGATGGTGCCCAGCCTGCCACCCCACTCTGTAATTTGAATTAATACAACAGGACCCCATTTTTAAACAGGTCTGCCACAGTCGTTAGGCAGCATTTCTGATGCATTGATCACAAGACACGCACATGGTGTTGTTCTCTGTGTGGCCTATGCCTGGCTCCCAGCAATGGGCATTAGGAGCATGCACAGCCAGCCAGCTGCAGCACATTCCAGCAAGAGCAGAGCTTCTAATCAAGTCATCTCTGTTGAAACTGTTCCATTGCACTGAGCTAACCACAGAAACAAGAGCCCTTGCAGCAATGGAAGGGAAAAGGTCTGTACAGCAGGAATAGGAGGTTTTATCCTCCCAGGGTGTGGGAGGTGGAAGAGAAAGTAGGGGCACATCAGTGATGGATCACGGAGGGACAAAGGGCAGGAGAAGGGGGACTGTGTGGCTGAAGGACAGGAGAGTTGTAGATGAAGGCAGTGTCCACATAGCATGCAGCTTGGGGTATGCTTACCACACTGCTTCTTCTGCAACAGGAGAGCAGAAGGTGTGGGAAGAATATTCCAGATGCTTTCCTGGAGTAATCACAAAATGACAGAAtgcttaggttggaagagacctccaagatcatccagtccaacctctgaccaacaccataatctaactactaaaccatgcccctaaggaccaggtccaaagccttttaaatgcctccatggatggtgactccaccactgtcctggccaggccattccaatgcctgacagccctctcagtgaaaaaatgtttcctaacatccagcctaaacctcccctggtgcagctcccatccattccctctggtcctgtcacagtTTACTAAGGAGCAGAGGTTGttcccctcctcactccaacctcccttgaggcagctgaagagagggataaggtctcctctcagcctcctccagactgaacaaccccacctCCCTcaagcctctcctcacaggacttgtgctcaaGCACTGGCACCAAGGCTCAGTCATCTCTGCTTGAGTCAGGACCTCTTGTGAGCAGCTAATCACGTGTCTTAATAATAGctaaacacttttaaaaagacACTTTAAGACTGAGCAGccaacagcagcagtgctgccagtGAAAGCCTTTCTTCACTGAGCTATGCTTCCATTAGCTCAACTACAATACAAACTATACAAACTATACGTTGTACTAAACTATgtccaaacagaaaaagaaaaacaactccaAACAACACAAtgcctttgctttgcttttactaGCTTTACCACAGAAATTTATGGGATTAGACTGTCTGAGTTCAGCAACTTACCTGGAAAATCTTACCTTATGGTATGGATGTGTCACCAGAGCTAAGTCCAGCTTTGCAGGCTAATAATGCAAATTGACTGTGTTCAATGTAAACACTTTGTTGCACATCTTCACCATTTATTAGCTGCACTACAGTGGTTTGGTGAGTTCCCACCACTGCTAAGGGTCCAGGTGCCTGAGCTAAAACTTACAAGGCAACCAGGCAAAGAGCATGGCCAAGTGTGCCAATAATGTTCCCTGGCTTCCAGAATAAACACCAAGCCTGCATGACATCTCTGTGGTGCCAGAGTGACTGCGGAGCACAAACCATCAACTGCTCCAATGTGTAACCTTCCATAGTTCTAGCTCTATATAGTcaaaacttttttattattatttttccccttgtcATTCCCTTTCCAATGCCAGAAAAGCATGCAAAACAtccaacagaaacaaaacaaacaaacaagacaaaCCAGTTCTCAGAGAAAGAGAGCATTTCTACAGAATGGAATAGCTTAAGAGACACACTTGTTATAAGATGctaatttcatagaatcacagaatggtttgtggTGGAACAGACCTTAAAGGTAATTTAGTTCCAaaccctccctgggcagggacactttccaccagaccagattgctcaaagccccatccaatctggccttgaacacttccagggatggagcacccACAACTGTCCTGGGCAACCCATcccagtgtttcaccatcctcaAGAAGAATACAATGCACAAAGCTGTTCTGCTGCAGCATTGGTTACTCTGTTACTCTCAACAGGCAACCCTCCAGCCCAACTCAACCCCCCCTGAATGGGCTCAGAATCCTCACCCTCTGTACACACCACCTAAACCCTAACAaaccccactcccccccccaaaaaattatAGTAACACCATCTCTTTAAAAACAATTGTACCTCAATGAACTATTTCCAACCTGAAaggctcccccccccccttttccacACCCAGCTAAGTTTGTGACTCAGCAAAAATTTCAGTTTCCCAAGTGTTTCAATTTCAGTTCACCTTTCAGCTTCCTTGCCTAGACCAGGGAATGCTGTAAACACTGCTAACACTGAGgctgcatgggttttttttttgtttcttttgggtttttttttgtaatggtTGTGTAATAACAGCCTTTATTTCTCAGATGTCACAGTTGCTCCATCTTATAACTCAAATagtaaacattaaaataataggaAAGAGCTTTTGAAATATGTGTTTATTCagttaatgaaatgaaaaaaattataagagAACTACAGGCAGAAGAGTTTTGCAGTGACGAAACTTCTCAGATAGGTATAAATAAAATGAGTTTACTAGTTAGAAGACTGatcaggttttcctttcttgGTTAACAGTGgctaaaagtaattaaaatcaTGCAGCCTGAAATCTCACTTTTCCCACTCAGAGTTGAgggaaatagaaagaaaaaaagtcagtccATAAATGCAATCAGCTGCTAAGCTACTGAACACAAATTTGACGTGAACTCATTTTGCCTCCTCCATACTACTTTCTCTCTACCACAAGTGGTCAGGGtctggagctgcctctgctgccatgAAAAGCAAACACTCCCATCACTGTCTCCAGGGTCAGGTTTTTGTCCCTGTTGGGTTGCTTTGTTCCCAAGATTTCTTTTACACCTGCCACTGCCTTTTGCCACACCTTGACCTGACACAACAAGAACAGTCTTTGCAGTTGGCCCAtccctgcctctgcttctcAGTCACAGCTCCCAGGCCAGCTGTAGCCTGGCACTGGTCTACTTTAAGGGGCAAGTAAGTAATAGAAATGAGCTGTATGAGAAACCAGTCAtggggaaggactttttccCTTAGTTGGCAACCAGCTCGCTCCTCCAAACCAGAGTTTTTAAGCCCTGGTATCAGTCTTCATGCTGAATGCAAATCTTCAGACCAGCACTCATACGTCTTCTTTATTACAGACTCAGCCTcctattacagaaaaaaaaaatctgctataCAGTAAACAAAGGCTATGAGTCAAATCAACCACGACCTCCCCAAAAGCTCAGGGTGATCAAGCTTCCATCAGCTCCAGCCAAGACTTAATGTCTGGCGAACAAAATGTCCTAGAAAAATTACGTGCCtttataaacacatttttctggcAGGTACATCctgttgttttaaaaacctGGAGAGACTGACTCAGCCTGGCTTCTGCAGGAGCTATGGGCATGTGATgggtggaggggaaggtggGAAATAAGAGGGTGGAGGGAATGGCATGCGGGAAGGAAAGTGAGAGGAACAGAACTGAGCCCCATGCATCCTGTGGTGCTGGCATGCAGAGAGCCACTGCTGTTAACCAGAGGCTTACAGAAAGTTGATGTACACATTGCCCACCTCCTTCGGTCCATTTTTTGTGCCAAGGCAGTTTTCCAGCATGTCTTTTGCGGGCAGGAAGCTGTCAGTCCTGGTGACAAATTGCCGTAGCGCGTTCCTGCCCGACAGGCGGCATTTTTGCTCTTCCTTGGCAATGCTGTCCAGCATGACTCCTCGGATATCCTTGGGCTTCCCTGGCACACCAAACATGACAAACAAGCCCAGACAGTCCTGTCCCACCAGGCGGCAGAATTCTGCCAGTTTCTCAGACCTGCTCCTGTTCTGGAAGTGCTCATCTGCCAGAGTGGCTTCCCGGCAGCAATCCTCCACTGCCTCCACGGGGCCACCTTCCATACGGAGAAGCTCAGACAGCTGTAAAGCCTGCACGGCAATCTGGAGTTTGATTTGCTTGTCTGCTCCAGTCAGAGTCCAGATCCAGTCCACCCCGAACAGAGAGGACTGTTGTTTGGTCATTTTGCTGGTCATGATGTGTTCTTCCACTCCCTTTTCCATGCAGAAGCTGATGAAGTTGACCAAAAAGATCTCACTCAGCGTGTTTGTGGCTGGCTGGAATTTGCTCTGAGGATCCACAAAACCAAGATAGTCCTTCAGCCTTTGAGATGCATGGACCACGCCTTGGCTGAAGACTTCACAGATGACTAGAGTTTCAGCCTTGTTTTCCTGGTTGTCCTCATGCGAGACCTTCTGGCCCATTTTTTGTGCAGAAGGAGGTTGTTTCCACTCTAAGTCCACCTTAGGGaagtcttttcttttccagcaaagGCTCTGTAGGCACTGGGCTCAGACAGACCTATTATGCATGCACATGGTTACCTGCTGCCTTGCAGATGAAGGtagtggcagcagcagagctgagctctgtgagTGAGCTGGCGTCCCGTGGGGCAGACGGGCTTTCTCCTGGGTgtgtttctctgcagctgaCTGAGCAGTGACCAGCCCGACAGGCCCAGTAACTTTCACACCTACTGAATTAATTTGTGCTTCTTTTCCTTATTGTTAATTCCGGCACCGTTCCTTTAGTTGATGCTGTCTTATTCCAGTCTGAGCTTATCTCTTCTGATCTCCATTCTAGGGTTATTACAGAAAAGCCATTTTGTCACTGGGTGTGTTTCCTTGACATcaagcaacatttttcttttaatctccCAGAGGAGGGTATGCATCCAAACATGAAGATTTGCACAGTGTGCCTGAGGTGTTTATCCTAATATTAACTACTGCTACTATCAGTGGCACTAGCTGTGCCATGGCAAAGTGCATGGACTTGATGGGACTTCCGACACAACTGAGAAACTTGTGCTGTTGCTGCCTGTAACTGGATTGCCACTGGGAAGCCTGAACAACCAATGCACCACCACGCATGACTATCAAACACAGATACAAATAAACAAGCTTCCCCACCTTACAAAATCCAGTCTCCCTACCTGTGAAAGCTGGGTCATATGTTACAGCCACAGCAGGAGCCAGTCCTGTTCAGACCTTGTGCTAAATGCACCACTATGGTCTCTTCATTGGCCCAAGATCTCACCATCGTTCTCAAGAAATAGGCTCCAACCCACTGCTCGCTGCTCTTCCTCTGTCTCTTCATTCTGAATGAATGAAAAAGCTGTTGAGCTTCAgtctttctctgccttctttacTCTCATTTCTCGAAGCATCTTCATTTGATCTCTCTCTTTATTGCTACAGATGCTCTTGTCCTTCTGCCACCCCAGGGTAATGCCTTCTCAGGTGTTGGTCAGGCCCAATGCTGGCCTTGGCTCCCTCCTTCATGTCTGTAACTCTAATACCTTTTCTATCCAAGGGTTCCCCAGCACCCAATACTCTCTCCTTTGCTGATCACCACTCCAAATCTACTGGCAACTCAGGTTTTGTCTCTCAGCTGCCTCTAAGAGCACTAACTTCCTCCTGACTGAGGACAGATAAAGAAGCTCAGTAGGAAAAGCTTTTGCTGTAAATGAAAAAGCCAAAATACCAAGATGAAGCATAAAGTTTGCACTAAATATTCccaacagcaaagcagcacagggtAAGACTGTGCCGGTAGGGTAAATACAAGTTCCCTCCTAAAGGGAAAACCAGGATGCAACAATACCTCGTGGATGGTGTCATGGTTTGAGCCCAGCCGGTACCAACCAGGCCCCTGCTCActcaccccacacccccactgtgggacagagaggagaaaatccacctaaagACTCATTAATcaggacaaggacagggaggtcTGCATTTCCTGGTTAtggtaagaggaaaaaaacagacagggtcattttgggaagaaaaaaaccccaaaactaattaatctacaaggagaTAGAAAACATGGCCAGACCTTAACACACTCCCTAGATTGCTGCAccgctgcctccccctcagggcatgggcagaggggtttggggtcagttccccacatggtATTTCTGtcgctccttcctcctcaggggaggactcctcGCAGCCTTCCCTGGCTCCAACGCGGCATCCCTCTCACTgcagagtccttcaggaaccccaGGGACATGAGTCCTTCCCACAGGTGctgtccctcaggaactgctccagcccgggctgcacacagagtcacggctgctgtgGGACTTGTCACCTCCTCGGGCGcgggctcctccatggctgcagatccacatctgcccctctctgcaatCCTGCACAGGTTGCAGCTTCACATCTGCTCACCTGTGACACTTCGGGGGATACAAATCCACATTATCcaccgtggtccttcagggactgctccaccgtgctcctccatgggctgcaggggcacagctgccatctcaccacgggctgcggggaaacctctgctcaggcacctgtCCACCTCCTTCACTGACCTTAGtatcttttctctggcattacTCTCAtacctcttcctctcctctgtgctgctggtctctcttttttttttttttttcccccatatttttttagtttcattttccctttcttgaatatatttCTCAGAGAAGCAGACCCAGCATCCCAATCTGCAGGGAttggaaccaggggagcttccagcagctcctcacaggagccacccctgtggctcccctgctt contains the following coding sequences:
- the REP15 gene encoding rab15 effector protein, translated to MGQKVSHEDNQENKAETLVICEVFSQGVVHASQRLKDYLGFVDPQSKFQPATNTLSEIFLVNFISFCMEKGVEEHIMTSKMTKQQSSLFGVDWIWTLTGADKQIKLQIAVQALQLSELLRMEGGPVEAVEDCCREATLADEHFQNRSRSEKLAEFCRLVGQDCLGLFVMFGVPGKPKDIRGVMLDSIAKEEQKCRLSGRNALRQFVTRTDSFLPAKDMLENCLGTKNGPKEVGNVYINFL